In one Nicotiana tomentosiformis chromosome 6, ASM39032v3, whole genome shotgun sequence genomic region, the following are encoded:
- the LOC104103015 gene encoding putative SWI/SNF-related matrix-associated actin-dependent regulator of chromatin subfamily A member 3-like 1, whose product MVEGQDPVEVFMRLERWPLSPLEVEAEAEEEENNSQSSGEMYMVGFVIANVVGLQYYSGRISGREIVGLQREPLNQYDPNAIKVLNTRSVQVGHIERSAARVLSPLLDAHVITIDGIVPKVARPGNRYKLPCQVHIFARLEAFGIVKSAITNGGLYLIGESDPSFTLSEAEVVKEKRSTPEGRDIDEIFKLLDEKISKKEELKALEPPKNIIKSELLLHQKEGLQWLVQRENSEELPPFWEEKEGSYVNVLTNYSTDKRPEPIRGGIFADDMGLGKTLALLSLIALDKRGGFISSSIRSGHQNAERDDGLDEEEDKNTASISKRNKRGRVGRKTDNSRKKQKTERANTLQVKEKSACSPESRSGNSSSGTTLVVCPPAVLSAWISQIEEHTKPGSLKSYIYYGERTGDANELAKYDLVLTTYSILASEDTWIDSPIKKIEWWRVILDEAHVIKNVNAQQSRAVNNLKAKRKWVVTGTPIQNNSFDLYSLMAFLRFEPLSIKAYWNSLIQRPLAQGDEKGVSRLQVLMSTMSLRRTKEKALIGLPSKSIETFFVELSGEEREIYDQMESEAKRIVKQYISSDSSMKNYWTVLSVIVRLRQICIDLALCPSDLRSLLPSNKIGDVHSNPQLLDKMLSALQDDEGIDCPICIFPPTDSVITCCGHIFCKSCILKTIKRAKPCCPLCRHPLSESDLFFCPPEASNAANSGSSSTASSKVKALLKLLCASRDESSNRKSIVFSQFRKMLLLLEEPLKAAGFKILRLDGSMNAKKRGQVIKEFEIPAPEGPTILLASLKASGAGINLTAASRVYLLEPWWNPAVEEQAMDRVHRIGQKEDVKIVRMIARSTIEERILELQEKKKLLARKAFGKKGSKDQRDISLDDLRTLMHL is encoded by the exons ATGGTGGAAGGGCAAGACCCAGTAGAGGTATTCATGAGGCTAGAACGGTGGCCTCTATCACCGCTTGAAGTGGAGGCGGAGGCGGAGGAGGAGGAGAACAACAGCCAGTCATCAGGGGAGATGTACATGGTGGGTTTTGTGATCGCCAACGTTGTGGGTCTTCAGTACTACAGTGGTAGAATCAGCGGCCGAGAAATCGTTGGGCTTCAACGTGAACCCCTCAATCAGTATGACCCAAACGCGATTAAAGTTCTCAACACTCGTTCCGTTCAAGTTGGACACATCGAACGCTCCGCCGCCAGGGTTTTATCACCGCTTTTGGACGCCCACGTCATCACCATTGACG GAATTGTTCCAAAGGTGGCTCGTCCAGGAAACAGATACAAACTTCCCTGTCAAGTTCACATCTTTGCAAGATTGGAGGCATTTGGAATCGTAAAATCAGCAATTACAAATGGTGGGTTGTATTTGATTGGCGAGAGCGATCCGTCGTTCACACTTTCAGAGGCGGAGGTAGTTAAGGAGAAAAGAAGTACACCAGAAGGGAGGGACATCGATGAGATATTTAAACTTTTGGATGAAAAAATCAGTAAAAAGGAAGAACTGAAAGCGTTAGAGCCACCTAAAAATATAATAAAGTCGGAGCTTCTTCTGCACCAGAAGGAAGGATTGCAGTGGTTGGTTCAGAGGGAGAACTCTGAAGAATTGCCTCCTTTTTGGGAAGAGAAAGAGGGTAGTTATGTGAATGTTTTGACAAACTACTCTACCGATAAAAGACCTGAACCTATAAGAGGTGGAATATTTGCAGATGACATGGGGTTGGGGAAGACACTTGCTCTCCTTTCTTTAATTGCTTTGGATAAACGTGGTGGTTTTATTTCATCTTCAATCAGAAGTGGTCATCAAAATGCCGAGAGAGATGATGGATTAGATGAAGAGGAAGACAAAAATACTGCTTCTATTAGTAAGAGGAATAAGAGGGGAAGAGTTGGTAGAAAGACTGACAATTCACGAAAGAAGCAAAAGACTGAACGAGCAAACACACTACAGGTGAAGGAAAAATCAGCTTGCAGTCCTGAAAGTCGTTCTGGCAATTCAAGTTCAGGGACGACATTGGTTGTTTGTCCACCAGCTGTACTGTCAGCGTGGATCTCACAGATTGAGGAGCACACTAAACCAGGTTCACTGAAGTCATATATTTATTATGGAGAGCGGACAGGAGATGCCAATGAGCTGGCAAAGTATGACTTAGTTTTAACTACTTATAGTATTCTGGCTAGTGAAGACACATGGATAGATTCTCCCATCAAAAAGATAGAATGGTGGCGAGTTATCTTGGACGAGGCACATGTCATTAAGAATGTGAATGCTCAACAAAGTCGAGCAGTTAACAACTTGAAAGCTAAACGAAAGTGGGTGGTAACAGGAACACCAATACAAAATAACTCATTCGATCTGTATTCTTTGATGGCATTTTTGAGATTTGAGCCTCTGTCTATTAAAGCCTATTGGAACAGTTTGATACAACGTCCACTTGCCCAGGGAGATGAGAAGGGGGTGTCAAGACTGCAG GTTCTAATGTCAACCATGTCTTTGAGAAGGACCAAAGAAAAGGCTCTAATTGGTTTGCCATCAAAATCTATTGAGACTTTCTTTGTGGAACTTTCTGGAGAAGAAAGGGAAATTTATGATCAGATGGAATCAGAAGCTAAGAGGATTGTCAAGCAATACATATCTTCTGATAGCTCAATGAAAAATTATTGGACTGTTCTGAGTGTAATTGTACGGCTTCGACAAATCTGTATTGATTTAGCCTTGTGTCCTTCAGATCTGAGATCGTTACTGCCATCAAATAAAATTGGAG ATGTACACAGCAACCCACAGTTGTTGGACAAAATGCTCTCAGCATTGCAAGATGACGAGGGAATTGATTGTCCAATCTGCATTTTTCCACCTACCGATAGTGTCATTACTTGTTGCGGGCATATATTTTGCAAGTCTTGCATTTTGAAGACCATAAAACGTGCCAAGCCTTGCTGCCCACTTTGCCGTCATCCGCTGTCAGAGTCTGACCTATTTTTCTGCCCACCTGAAGCATCTAATGCAGCAAATAGTGGAAGTTCTTCCACTGCATCATCCAAAGTGAAAGCACTCCTAAAACTTCTCTGTGCATCAAGAGATGAAAGCTCTAACAGAAAATCAATCGTCTTCTCTCAGTTCAGGAAGATGTTGCTCCTACTTGAAGAGCCGCTTAAAGCAGCTGGTTTTAAGATATTGCGCTTAGACGGGTCAATGAATGCGAAAAAGAGAGGCCAAGTGATTAAGGAGTTTGAAATCCCCGCTCCGGAGGGGCCTACGATCTTGCTTGCAAGCCTAAAAGCTTCAGGTGCTGGAATAAATCTTACAGCTGCGTCTAGAGTCTATCTACTGGAACCTTGGTGGAATCCAGCAGTTGAGGAGCAAGCTATGGACAGAGTCCATAGAATTGGTCAAAAGGAAGATGTGAAGATTGTGAGGATGATTGCAAGAAGCACCATTGAAGAGAGGATACTGGAACTGCAAGAAAAGAAGAAACTGCTGGCAAGGAAGGCTTTCGGGAAGAAGGGCTCAAAAGATCAAAGGGACATTAGCTTAGATGACCTTCGCACCTTGATGCACTTGTGA
- the LOC138893749 gene encoding uncharacterized protein, whose amino-acid sequence MAIHEVGNGHRRPLPWALCKAKFILFMSDYFSKRVEAQAYEKVREKEVIDFIWDHIICRFRMPSKIVCDNGKQFIGTKVTKFLEDHTIKRILSTPYHPSGNGQDESTNKTILQNLKKRLTDAKGKWKEILPEVLWAYRMTSKSSIGATPFSLVYGAEALIEVEVGEPSIRF is encoded by the coding sequence atggccattcatgaagtggggaatggacatcgtcggccccttCCATGGGCACTATGTAAGGCTAAATTCATCTTGTTTATgtctgactatttttctaagagggttgaagcacaggcgtacGAGAaggttagggagaaggaagtcatcgactttatttgggaccacatcatatgtcggttcagaATGCCATCCAAAATTGTATGTGACAACggaaaacaatttatcggcaccaaagtgaccaagtttctcgaagaccacacgatcaaaagaatcttatcgacaccttatcaccctagtgggaatggacaagatGAATCGACCaacaagaccatactccaaaaccttaagaaaaggttaaccgatgccaaaggaaagtggaaggagatcctgcccgaagtcctttgggcatatcgtatGACTTCGAAGTCCAGCATCGGGGCAACTCCGTTCTCATTGGTTTATGGTGCCGAAGCTCTAATAGAGGTCGAAGTCGGGGAGCCAAGTATCAGAttctga